A single Cyclopterus lumpus isolate fCycLum1 chromosome 1, fCycLum1.pri, whole genome shotgun sequence DNA region contains:
- the LOC117733082 gene encoding rho-related GTP-binding protein RhoU-like: protein MLPLEVRKQKPHRVSEPTCEADSPPVPTRRLKNRDFPLSVKRRRSGGAAPERKVNCVLVGDGAVGKTSLIVSYTTNGYPAEYVPTALDNFTVMVVVDGTPVRLQLCDTAGQDELELLRPLCYKNADVFLLCYSVVRPCSFRNLIRRWVPEIRRHRPGAPLVLVGTQLDLREDVQVLIHLAQNQLRPVATEEGRRLALELGVAGFAECSALTQKNLKDAFDSAILASVQQTDCSGQQQRPTLREKTPEKIKSLSETWWKKINCLMVEQSCDCQ, encoded by the exons ATGCTTCCCCTGGAGGTCAGGAAGCAGAAGCCGCACCGCGTGTCGGAACCGACGTGCGAGGCGGACAGTCCTCCGGTCCCGACTCGGCGCTTAAAGAACCGGGACTTCCCTCTGAGCGTGAAGCGCCGGCGCTCCGGTGGCGCCGCACCGGAGCGCAAGGTGAACTGCGTCCTGGTTGGAGACGGAGCCGTGGGCAAGACCAGCCTCATCGTCAGCTACACCACCAACGGGTACCCGGCGGAGTACGTCCCCACCGCGTTGGACAACTTCACCG TGATGGTTGTTGTGGACGGAACACCCGTGAGACTGCAGCTCTGCGACACGGCGGGACAG GACGAGCTGGAGCTCCTCCGCCCTCTGTGCTACAAGAACGCCgacgtcttcctcctctgctaCAGCGTGGTCCGCCCCTGCTCCTTCCGCAACCTGATCCGCCGGTGGGTTCCTGAGATCCGCCGGCACCGCCCCGGCGCGCCCCTGGTCCTCGTCGGCACCCAGCTGGACCTGCGGGAGGACGTCCAGGTGCTGATTCACCTGGCGCAGAACCAGCTGCGGCCCGTGGCCACCGAGGAGGGCCGGCGGCTGGCCCTGGAGCTCGGGGTGGCGGGCTTTGCCGAGTGCTCGGCGCTGACCCAGAAGAACCTGAAGGACGCTTTCGATTCGGCCATCTTGGCCAGCGTCCAGCAGACGGACTGCAGCGGCCAGCAGCAGCGGCCGACTCTGAGGGAGAAGACGCCCGAAAAGATCAAGAGCCTCTCGGAGACCTGGTGGAAGAAGATCAACTGTCTGATGGTCGAGCAGAGCTGTGACTGCCAGTGA
- the LOC117732554 gene encoding carcinoembryonic antigen-related cell adhesion molecule 5-like isoform X1, with product MFPCLWYLCPEVFLTYLLMFQRGAAMSSTAAASGFVVFLLSAQVIQSQDGWGVTYTPPELCAVRGSAVELLCTYTHPSRIQPRDISNTLWFTEEEHGDPVDLEQDSEYAGRVEYRCSEKRCSLRIKNLRESDSAEYKFMFMTNQPDEKYTGSPGVTLSVTDLQVKVSRSDSTLLELTCHSSCVLPDHQTYDWYKNELKVWTRSSSSYFVSSGSPNKYSCGLSGLEDLRSPSVCPDLQVKVSRSDSTLLELTCHSSCVLPDHQTYFWYKNELKIWTRSSYYSVSSGSPDKYSCGLSGLEGLRSPSVYGPRLPSVSVSPSEIVEGSSVTLSCSSDANPAANYTWYKKNQPRPHGEEPQLVFSSIQSSDSGQYLCEAENHLGKKRSEFISIDVKYGPKLPSVSVSPSEIVEGSSVTLTCSSDANPAASYTWYKKNQPRPHGQEPQLVFSSIQSSDSGQYLCEAENHLGTKRSKFISIDVKYGPRLPSVSVSPSEIVEGSSVTLTCSSDANPAASYTWYKKNQPRPHGEEPQLVFSSIQSSDSRQYLCEAENHLGKKRSEFISIDVKYGPRLPSVSVSPSEIVEGSSVTLTCSSDANPAASYTWYKKNQPRPHGEEPQLVFSSIQSSDSGQYLCEAENHLGTKRSKFISIDVKYGPRLPSVSVSPSEIVEGSSVTLTCSSDANPAANYTWYKEDEDSPTASGQIFIINDFRAEHSGSYSCEAQNNRGRSTSTFHLTVADTTTMIIHITRLTLVVVVPVSLLLLCLWMRKKKALISTTEPHEPIETVELDLYPVYEDVSDMAAQTGDTEEQEDRV from the exons atgtttccttGTTTATGGTACTTATGTCCTGAAGTGTTTCTGACCTACCTGCTGATGTTCCAGAGAGGAGCAGCTATgagttcaacagcagcagccagtggATTTGTtgtcttccttctctctgcacAAG TGATACAGAGTCAGGATGGCTGGGGGGTGACTTACACTCCTCCTGAGCTCTGTGCTGTAAGAGGGTCAGCAGTGGAGCTGCTCTGCACCTACACACACCCATCTAGAATACAGCCCCGTGACATCAGCAACACATTGTGGTTCACTGAAGAGGAACATGGTGACCCTGTGGATCTGGAACAAGACTCTGAGTATGCAGGTCGTGTGGAGTACAGATGTTCAGAGAAGAGATGCAGTCTGAGGATCAAGAACCTGAGAGAGAGCGACTCAGCTGAGTACAAGTTCATGTTCATGACCAACCAACCAGACGAGAAATATACTGGTTCACCTGGAGTCACTTTGTCTGTCACAG ATCTCCAGGTGAAGGTGAGCAGGTCAGATTCTACCTTGTTGGAGCTGACGTGTCACAGCAGTTGTGTTCTGCCTGATCATCAGACCTACGACTGGTACAAGAATGAACTGAAAGTCTGGACAAGATCTTCGTCTTCTTATTTTGTCTCCTCTGGTTCACCAAACAAATATTCTTGTGGTCTAAGTGGACTTGAGGATCTTCGTTCTCCTTCAGTGT GTCCAGACCTCCAGGTGAAGGTGAGCAGGTCAGATTCTACCTTGTTGGAGCTGACGTGTCACAGCAGTTGTGTTCTGCCTGATCATCAGACCTACTTCTGGTACAAGAATGAACTGAAAATCTGGACAAGATCTTCTTATTATTCAGTCTCCTCTGGTTCACCAGACAAATATTCTTGTGGTCTAAGTGGACTTGAGGGTCTTCGTTCTCCTTCAGTGT aTGGTCCAAGGCTTCCCTCTGTGTCAGTGAGTCCCTCTGAGATAGTGGAGGGCAGTTCAGTGACTCTGAGCTGTAGCAGTGATGCTAACCCAGCAGCTAACTACACCTGGTACAAGAAGAACCAACCACGTCCTCATGGAGAAGAACCTCAGCTTGTCTTCAGCTCCATCCAGTCCTCTGACTCTGGACAGTATTTATGTGAAGCTGAGAACCATCTGGGGAAGAAGAGATCTGAATTCATCTCTATTGATGTGAAAT ATGGTCCAAAGCTTCCCTCTGTGTCAGTGAGTCCCTCTGAGATAGTGGAGGGCAGTTCAGTGACTCTGACCTGTAGCAGTGATGCTAACCCAGCAGCTAGCTACACCTGGTACAAGAAGAACCAACCACGTCCTCATGGACAAGAACCTCAGCTTGTCTTCAGCTCCATCCAGTCCTCTGACTCTGGACAGTATTTATGTGAAGCTGAGAACCATCTGGGGACGAAGAGATCTAAATTCATCTCTATtgatgtgaaat ATGGTCCAAGGCTTCCCTCTGTGTCAGTGAGTCCCTCTGAGATAGTGGAGGGCAGTTCAGTGACTCTGACCTGTAGCAGTGATGCTAACCCAGCAGCTAGCTACACCTGGTACAAGAAGAACCAACCACGTCCTCATGGAGAAGAACCTCAGCTTGTCTTCAGCTCCATCCAGTCCTCTGACTCTAGACAGTATTTATGTGAAGCTGAGAACCATCTGGGGAAGAAGAGATCTGAATTCATCTCTATTGATGTGAAAT ATGGTCCAAGGCTTCCCTCTGTGTCAGTGAGTCCCTCTGAGATAGTGGAGGGCAGTTCAGTGACTCTGACCTGTAGCAGTGATGCTAACCCAGCAGCTAGCTACACCTGGTACAAGAAGAACCAACCACGTCCTCATGGAGAAGAACCTCAGCTTGTCTTCAGCTCCATCCAGTCCTCTGACTCTGGACAGTATTTATGTGAAGCTGAGAACCATCTGGGGACGAAGAGATCTAAATTCATCTCTATtgatgtgaaat ATGGTCCAAGGCTTCCCTCTGTGTCAGTGAGTCCCTCTGAGATAGTGGAGGGCAGTTCAGTGACTCTGACCTGTAGCAGTGATGCTAACCCAGCAGCTAACTACACCTGGTACAAGGAGGATGAAGACTCACCAACAGCATCAGGACAGATCTTCATCATCAATGACTTCAGAGCTGAACACAGTGGGAGTTATTCCTGTGAAGCCCAGAACAACAGAGGACGTAGTACCTCCACCTTCCATCTGACCGTAGCAG ATACAACAACAATGATAATCCATATCACCAGGTTGACTCTGGTGGTCGTGGTGCCGGTTTCTCTGCTTCTTTTGTGTCTGTGGATGAG GAAGAAGAAAGCTCTGATCTCCACCACTGAACCACATGAACCCATAGAGACTGTGGAG TTAGACCTTTATCCCGTGTATGAAGACGTCTCAGACATGGCAGCACAGACAGGAGACACCGAGGAGCAGGAAGACCGGGTGTGA
- the LOC117732554 gene encoding carcinoembryonic antigen-related cell adhesion molecule 5-like isoform X3, translating to MFPCLWYLCPEVFLTYLLMFQRGAAMSSTAAASGFVVFLLSAQVIQSQDGWGVTYTPPELCAVRGSAVELLCTYTHPSRIQPRDISNTLWFTEEEHGDPVDLEQDSEYAGRVEYRCSEKRCSLRIKNLRESDSAEYKFMFMTNQPDEKYTGSPGVTLSVTDLQVKVSRSDSTLLELTCHSSCVLPDHQTYDWYKNELKVWTRSSSSYFVSSGSPNKYSCGLSGLEDLRSPSVCPDLQVKVSRSDSTLLELTCHSSCVLPDHQTYFWYKNELKIWTRSSYYSVSSGSPDKYSCGLSGLEGLRSPSVYGPRLPSVSVSPSEIVEGSSVTLSCSSDANPAANYTWYKKNQPRPHGEEPQLVFSSIQSSDSGQYLCEAENHLGKKRSEFISIDVKYGPRLPSVSVSPSEIVEGSSVTLTCSSDANPAASYTWYKKNQPRPHGEEPQLVFSSIQSSDSRQYLCEAENHLGKKRSEFISIDVKYGPRLPSVSVSPSEIVEGSSVTLTCSSDANPAASYTWYKKNQPRPHGEEPQLVFSSIQSSDSGQYLCEAENHLGTKRSKFISIDVKYGPRLPSVSVSPSEIVEGSSVTLTCSSDANPAANYTWYKEDEDSPTASGQIFIINDFRAEHSGSYSCEAQNNRGRSTSTFHLTVADTTTMIIHITRLTLVVVVPVSLLLLCLWMRKKKALISTTEPHEPIETVELDLYPVYEDVSDMAAQTGDTEEQEDRV from the exons atgtttccttGTTTATGGTACTTATGTCCTGAAGTGTTTCTGACCTACCTGCTGATGTTCCAGAGAGGAGCAGCTATgagttcaacagcagcagccagtggATTTGTtgtcttccttctctctgcacAAG TGATACAGAGTCAGGATGGCTGGGGGGTGACTTACACTCCTCCTGAGCTCTGTGCTGTAAGAGGGTCAGCAGTGGAGCTGCTCTGCACCTACACACACCCATCTAGAATACAGCCCCGTGACATCAGCAACACATTGTGGTTCACTGAAGAGGAACATGGTGACCCTGTGGATCTGGAACAAGACTCTGAGTATGCAGGTCGTGTGGAGTACAGATGTTCAGAGAAGAGATGCAGTCTGAGGATCAAGAACCTGAGAGAGAGCGACTCAGCTGAGTACAAGTTCATGTTCATGACCAACCAACCAGACGAGAAATATACTGGTTCACCTGGAGTCACTTTGTCTGTCACAG ATCTCCAGGTGAAGGTGAGCAGGTCAGATTCTACCTTGTTGGAGCTGACGTGTCACAGCAGTTGTGTTCTGCCTGATCATCAGACCTACGACTGGTACAAGAATGAACTGAAAGTCTGGACAAGATCTTCGTCTTCTTATTTTGTCTCCTCTGGTTCACCAAACAAATATTCTTGTGGTCTAAGTGGACTTGAGGATCTTCGTTCTCCTTCAGTGT GTCCAGACCTCCAGGTGAAGGTGAGCAGGTCAGATTCTACCTTGTTGGAGCTGACGTGTCACAGCAGTTGTGTTCTGCCTGATCATCAGACCTACTTCTGGTACAAGAATGAACTGAAAATCTGGACAAGATCTTCTTATTATTCAGTCTCCTCTGGTTCACCAGACAAATATTCTTGTGGTCTAAGTGGACTTGAGGGTCTTCGTTCTCCTTCAGTGT aTGGTCCAAGGCTTCCCTCTGTGTCAGTGAGTCCCTCTGAGATAGTGGAGGGCAGTTCAGTGACTCTGAGCTGTAGCAGTGATGCTAACCCAGCAGCTAACTACACCTGGTACAAGAAGAACCAACCACGTCCTCATGGAGAAGAACCTCAGCTTGTCTTCAGCTCCATCCAGTCCTCTGACTCTGGACAGTATTTATGTGAAGCTGAGAACCATCTGGGGAAGAAGAGATCTGAATTCATCTCTATTGATGTGAAAT ATGGTCCAAGGCTTCCCTCTGTGTCAGTGAGTCCCTCTGAGATAGTGGAGGGCAGTTCAGTGACTCTGACCTGTAGCAGTGATGCTAACCCAGCAGCTAGCTACACCTGGTACAAGAAGAACCAACCACGTCCTCATGGAGAAGAACCTCAGCTTGTCTTCAGCTCCATCCAGTCCTCTGACTCTAGACAGTATTTATGTGAAGCTGAGAACCATCTGGGGAAGAAGAGATCTGAATTCATCTCTATTGATGTGAAAT ATGGTCCAAGGCTTCCCTCTGTGTCAGTGAGTCCCTCTGAGATAGTGGAGGGCAGTTCAGTGACTCTGACCTGTAGCAGTGATGCTAACCCAGCAGCTAGCTACACCTGGTACAAGAAGAACCAACCACGTCCTCATGGAGAAGAACCTCAGCTTGTCTTCAGCTCCATCCAGTCCTCTGACTCTGGACAGTATTTATGTGAAGCTGAGAACCATCTGGGGACGAAGAGATCTAAATTCATCTCTATtgatgtgaaat ATGGTCCAAGGCTTCCCTCTGTGTCAGTGAGTCCCTCTGAGATAGTGGAGGGCAGTTCAGTGACTCTGACCTGTAGCAGTGATGCTAACCCAGCAGCTAACTACACCTGGTACAAGGAGGATGAAGACTCACCAACAGCATCAGGACAGATCTTCATCATCAATGACTTCAGAGCTGAACACAGTGGGAGTTATTCCTGTGAAGCCCAGAACAACAGAGGACGTAGTACCTCCACCTTCCATCTGACCGTAGCAG ATACAACAACAATGATAATCCATATCACCAGGTTGACTCTGGTGGTCGTGGTGCCGGTTTCTCTGCTTCTTTTGTGTCTGTGGATGAG GAAGAAGAAAGCTCTGATCTCCACCACTGAACCACATGAACCCATAGAGACTGTGGAG TTAGACCTTTATCCCGTGTATGAAGACGTCTCAGACATGGCAGCACAGACAGGAGACACCGAGGAGCAGGAAGACCGGGTGTGA
- the LOC117732554 gene encoding B-cell receptor CD22-like isoform X2, which yields MFPCLWYLCPEVFLTYLLMFQRGAAMSSTAAASGFVVFLLSAQVIQSQDGWGVTYTPPELCAVRGSAVELLCTYTHPSRIQPRDISNTLWFTEEEHGDPVDLEQDSEYAGRVEYRCSEKRCSLRIKNLRESDSAEYKFMFMTNQPDEKYTGSPGVTLSVTDLQVKVSRSDSTLLELTCHSSCVLPDHQTYDWYKNELKVWTRSSSSYFVSSGSPNKYSCGLSGLEDLRSPSVYGPRLPSVSVSPSEIVEGSSVTLSCSSDANPAANYTWYKKNQPRPHGEEPQLVFSSIQSSDSGQYLCEAENHLGKKRSEFISIDVKYGPKLPSVSVSPSEIVEGSSVTLTCSSDANPAASYTWYKKNQPRPHGQEPQLVFSSIQSSDSGQYLCEAENHLGTKRSKFISIDVKYGPRLPSVSVSPSEIVEGSSVTLTCSSDANPAASYTWYKKNQPRPHGEEPQLVFSSIQSSDSRQYLCEAENHLGKKRSEFISIDVKYGPRLPSVSVSPSEIVEGSSVTLTCSSDANPAASYTWYKKNQPRPHGEEPQLVFSSIQSSDSGQYLCEAENHLGTKRSKFISIDVKYGPRLPSVSVSPSEIVEGSSVTLTCSSDANPAANYTWYKEDEDSPTASGQIFIINDFRAEHSGSYSCEAQNNRGRSTSTFHLTVADTTTMIIHITRLTLVVVVPVSLLLLCLWMRKKKALISTTEPHEPIETVELDLYPVYEDVSDMAAQTGDTEEQEDRV from the exons atgtttccttGTTTATGGTACTTATGTCCTGAAGTGTTTCTGACCTACCTGCTGATGTTCCAGAGAGGAGCAGCTATgagttcaacagcagcagccagtggATTTGTtgtcttccttctctctgcacAAG TGATACAGAGTCAGGATGGCTGGGGGGTGACTTACACTCCTCCTGAGCTCTGTGCTGTAAGAGGGTCAGCAGTGGAGCTGCTCTGCACCTACACACACCCATCTAGAATACAGCCCCGTGACATCAGCAACACATTGTGGTTCACTGAAGAGGAACATGGTGACCCTGTGGATCTGGAACAAGACTCTGAGTATGCAGGTCGTGTGGAGTACAGATGTTCAGAGAAGAGATGCAGTCTGAGGATCAAGAACCTGAGAGAGAGCGACTCAGCTGAGTACAAGTTCATGTTCATGACCAACCAACCAGACGAGAAATATACTGGTTCACCTGGAGTCACTTTGTCTGTCACAG ATCTCCAGGTGAAGGTGAGCAGGTCAGATTCTACCTTGTTGGAGCTGACGTGTCACAGCAGTTGTGTTCTGCCTGATCATCAGACCTACGACTGGTACAAGAATGAACTGAAAGTCTGGACAAGATCTTCGTCTTCTTATTTTGTCTCCTCTGGTTCACCAAACAAATATTCTTGTGGTCTAAGTGGACTTGAGGATCTTCGTTCTCCTTCAGTGT aTGGTCCAAGGCTTCCCTCTGTGTCAGTGAGTCCCTCTGAGATAGTGGAGGGCAGTTCAGTGACTCTGAGCTGTAGCAGTGATGCTAACCCAGCAGCTAACTACACCTGGTACAAGAAGAACCAACCACGTCCTCATGGAGAAGAACCTCAGCTTGTCTTCAGCTCCATCCAGTCCTCTGACTCTGGACAGTATTTATGTGAAGCTGAGAACCATCTGGGGAAGAAGAGATCTGAATTCATCTCTATTGATGTGAAAT ATGGTCCAAAGCTTCCCTCTGTGTCAGTGAGTCCCTCTGAGATAGTGGAGGGCAGTTCAGTGACTCTGACCTGTAGCAGTGATGCTAACCCAGCAGCTAGCTACACCTGGTACAAGAAGAACCAACCACGTCCTCATGGACAAGAACCTCAGCTTGTCTTCAGCTCCATCCAGTCCTCTGACTCTGGACAGTATTTATGTGAAGCTGAGAACCATCTGGGGACGAAGAGATCTAAATTCATCTCTATtgatgtgaaat ATGGTCCAAGGCTTCCCTCTGTGTCAGTGAGTCCCTCTGAGATAGTGGAGGGCAGTTCAGTGACTCTGACCTGTAGCAGTGATGCTAACCCAGCAGCTAGCTACACCTGGTACAAGAAGAACCAACCACGTCCTCATGGAGAAGAACCTCAGCTTGTCTTCAGCTCCATCCAGTCCTCTGACTCTAGACAGTATTTATGTGAAGCTGAGAACCATCTGGGGAAGAAGAGATCTGAATTCATCTCTATTGATGTGAAAT ATGGTCCAAGGCTTCCCTCTGTGTCAGTGAGTCCCTCTGAGATAGTGGAGGGCAGTTCAGTGACTCTGACCTGTAGCAGTGATGCTAACCCAGCAGCTAGCTACACCTGGTACAAGAAGAACCAACCACGTCCTCATGGAGAAGAACCTCAGCTTGTCTTCAGCTCCATCCAGTCCTCTGACTCTGGACAGTATTTATGTGAAGCTGAGAACCATCTGGGGACGAAGAGATCTAAATTCATCTCTATtgatgtgaaat ATGGTCCAAGGCTTCCCTCTGTGTCAGTGAGTCCCTCTGAGATAGTGGAGGGCAGTTCAGTGACTCTGACCTGTAGCAGTGATGCTAACCCAGCAGCTAACTACACCTGGTACAAGGAGGATGAAGACTCACCAACAGCATCAGGACAGATCTTCATCATCAATGACTTCAGAGCTGAACACAGTGGGAGTTATTCCTGTGAAGCCCAGAACAACAGAGGACGTAGTACCTCCACCTTCCATCTGACCGTAGCAG ATACAACAACAATGATAATCCATATCACCAGGTTGACTCTGGTGGTCGTGGTGCCGGTTTCTCTGCTTCTTTTGTGTCTGTGGATGAG GAAGAAGAAAGCTCTGATCTCCACCACTGAACCACATGAACCCATAGAGACTGTGGAG TTAGACCTTTATCCCGTGTATGAAGACGTCTCAGACATGGCAGCACAGACAGGAGACACCGAGGAGCAGGAAGACCGGGTGTGA